The Candidatus Nitrosoglobus terrae genome segment TAGCTGGGCGAATAAATTCAATTTGGGCAAATTTTTTAAGCTGTTGATAGATCGCCTGAGTAAGTACCTCCATTCTTACCACATAACCTAATGCAGGTAGAGAAGCTTGAGTGGTATCTAAGCGTGTTACTCCAAAATGGCCACGATTAGAAATGTGAATATGATGAATAGGTATTGCTTTAGGCGCGATGGTGGACCAGCAACCTATACTTTCAAGGATACGACGAGAGCTAAAAGCCAGTGCAATTGCGCGAGAGTCAGTATCTGCATTTGGTGGTTCGCTGGTACCCGTAGGAGGGGTGGCCTCTATAATGCCAATACGTAAGGATCGAGGCGCTAAAGCTAAAGCAAGACTGCCGCCAACAAGGCCGCCGCCAGCAATGAGGAGATCATAATCAAGAGAAGAAGACATTATTGCTGTTTAGGTATTTGCGTTTATGAAGAAGCCATTAAGCTTTGAATTTCATCTACGGTCTTGGGAGCTGCTGCACTTAAAATTTCATAGCCATTTTTAGTTACTAAGATATCATCTTCAATTCTAACTCCAATGTTCCACCATTTTTTAGCGATATCGGGGCTGGCGGGGATATATAATCCTGGTTCTATCGTTAGCACCATGCCAGCCTCAAAAACTCGCCATTCGTCATTGATCTTGTAATCTCCCACATCATGGACATCCATACCTAACCAATGTCCGGTACGGTGCATAAAAAACTGACGATAATACCCTTTTTTAATTAAGGTATTTACCTGCCCTTTAAGCAAACCAAGAGATACTAAGCCTTCTGTTAATATGTGTACTGCGGCCTCATGGGGATCATTCCAATGGTTTCCTAGTTTTACTTTATTGATTGCAGCCACCTGTGCTTCTAGGACAAGCTCATAAATAGCTTTTTGCGCTGGGGAGAAGCAACCATTTACTGGAAACGTACGGGTAATATCCCCAGCATAATAATCGTACTCAGCACCTGCATCAATAAGTAGTAGTTCATTTTTTTTTAGGCGAGTATTGTTATCAGTATAGTGAAGAATACAAGCATTACTACCCCCTCCTATAATAGGAGGGTAGGCGTGGGATCGAGCACCTTGATTACAGAAATGATGAGAGATTTCTGCTTCTATTTGGTACTCCATTATGTCAGGACGACAGAATTGCATTGCTCGGATGTGAGCTTCGGCTGAAATCCGTGCCGCCTCACGCATAGCTTTAATTTCTTGTGCGCTTTTAATCAGGCGCATTTCATGGAGTAAGTGATCAAGGGCTACAAGCTCCCCTGGGGCGCGCTTACCTGCGCGGGAGGCTCGTCGGATCTGGTTAATCCAATTTACCAGCCGCCGATCAAACTCTAAATAATAACCGATAGCGTAGTAAATACGATCTTTTCCCTCTAAAAGACCGGGAAGAATGCTATCAATATCCGTAATAGGAAAAGCATCATCTGCCCCATAATTTTCACAAGCTCCTTTAATTCCAGCGCGTTGGCCTTCCCATCTCTCTTTTTCTGGATCTTCTTCTCGGCAAAATAAAAGGTATTCTCCATGATCACGGCTAGGGATGAATACAGCGACTGCTTCATGTTCAGGAAAGCCTGTTAAATAATAGAAATTACTATCGGCACGAAATGGGAATGCAACATCGCGGTTGCGATAATAAGTGCTTGCTGTAGGTAATATAGCAATGCTATCTTCTCCCATCGTTTCCATTAAATATTTACGGCGGAGCTGAAATTCTTTAGATTCCATAATAATAAATAACTATATTTTAAAGCTGATTTATGGTGATTATCTATTGATAATGAAATATTTTATTACTGATCTGAGAACTTTACTGTTAGCAAATTTTATTCTTAAGTTAGGAGTATGCTGTTTTTAATTTTGTGACATTTATCACAAAATTAAAGATTAGTTATGCTGAATATAATGGTAGTGTTTTAGTGCAGGGATAAGTTTACGCACAGGATTAGTAATTTATAATTCTTTTATATAAATTACAGCTTAATATAGATTTTTAATTATTAATCCATGTTATATTTTACAGCATAAATCATAAGTAATTAATTATAATAATTCTAAAATATTCTTGGCGTTAAAGTTAGTTAAATTACCGTTGTGGTTCGGATTTGCTCTCGAGCTACATTGGGTAAGAATAAGAGCCTATAAAACATGACAATTGAGCAATTAGAGCAGCGTATTAATGAGTTAATTAAGCTTTGTGATCATCTAAAGGCAGAAAACCAAGCCTTACGCAATCAGATTACGGAACTCGATTCTGAGCAAACTAGGCTGATTAGATTAACCGAGCTTGCACGAAACCGGATCGAAGATATGATCATGCGCCTAAAATCTATGGAGCAGGCCTGATGAATAATGAGGCTCCGCCAATGGTATTGCATATATTAGGTAAAGAATATCGGGTAGGTTGCCCACTTGGTAATGAAGAGTCATTGCTAACAGCCGCTCGATATGTAAATAAAAAAATGGAAGAGGTTAAAGGCTGCGGTAAAGTTATTGGTGTAGAACGAGTAGCTATAATGACAGCCCTAAATATCGCTCATGAATTATTGGAGGAGTATAGCAGAAAAAAGGAAGAACATGAGCTAAATGAGCGTATTCAAGCCCTTCGGTATAAAGTTGAAATGGTATTAGAGGAATACCGTCAGATTGAGGCTTCATAAAAGGATCGGAGTTAACTGTTTACGTATTGCAATTATCGGCTTATGTGCGCCGATCCTGTTGGGCTACTCACTGCGTTTTTCTTGATCCATCGGAACCTCTCCTCTATACAGCACATGTTATTAGCCCTTGCGCCCTGTGCTTCACTACGCTGCGCAACATCGCTGGAGGTCGTCTTGTATTCTGCATTTTTCTATGCTGGACTTTCTTATAGATTCGAGGGAAAATAAGGCCTCCTGTAGTGTACGCCAGTGGGCTAGATATTACTTGAGGCTATATCTAAGGCGCTAGGGGGCAGGATTTGTAATACTAATGCGCATGTCTGCCTAGACTGTAGCAGAAAGCCTCCGGTATTACACGGAGCTCCCACTTGGACTTTTTGGTCTCAAGAGCGATGCCCACAGCGGCACTACGGGATCTTTATTCCCCTATAGTAAGTAAGCGATCTCTTTGTTTTAATCTTAGTTGTGTAATGATGGGTGCAGTGTTAGGTCTTATCTTACGCCAAATGAAGAATGATTCTGCTGCCTGTTCTACTAGCATTCCTAGGCCATCTAAACAGTGCTCTGCCCCTTGTATTTGCCCCCATTTAATAAAAGCTGTAGATTCGTTTCCATACATCATATCGTAAACCCAGCTATTAGGATTTAATATTCTTGGGGGGAGTTGAGGAACTTCTCCGTGAAGGCTGCTTGCTGTAGCATTAATAATAAGATCGAAGGAGTTATTTTCAAGCAGCTCGTGCCCACCCCCTATAATCGTACCAAAAGGGCTAAATCGTGCTGCTAGCTCAATGGCTTTAGCGGAGGTGCGGTTAATTACAGCTAGATGTGATGGTTTTTCTGATAATAATGCCTCTATGACCCCAGAGGCTGCACCGCCAGCCCCCAGTAGCAGAAGCCGCTGACCACTGATCCGTTTTCCATGATTCTGGGTTAGATCTCGTACTAATCCTATGCCGTCAGTATTATAGCCAAACAATGATCCATCTTCTTTAATAGCAATAGTATTAACTGCTTTTGCTCTTTGAGCTTCAGAGCTGCATTTATCCATTAAACTCCAAGCTTGGTTTTTAAATGGGATAGTAATGTTTAACCCTTTACCTCCTTGGTTATGAAAAACAGTTATTGCTTCTTCAAATTTTCCTACCTCCACCAATATGGGTGTATAGATTAGATTTTGGTTCGTCTGATAAGCAAACATAGTATGAATCTGGGGAGATTTACTATGGGCAATAGGATTACCCATAACAGCGTAATGATCAGGTATTACCATTAGGTTATTATCGATTTTTCAACCAATAAGCGACTTCTTTTGCAAAATAGCTCAAAATTGCATCGGCTCCTGCTCTTTTTATGGAGACTAAAGATTCCATAATTACAGCTTGCCGATCTAGCCACCCGTTCTGGAAGGCAGCAGTTAACATAGTATATTCACCGCTTACTTGGTAAACAAAGGTTGGAACACCGAAAGTTGTTTTAACTCGATGCACGATATCAAGATAAGGTATCCCTGGCTTAACCATGATCATATCTGCGCCTTCTTTCAAATCTAAGGCGGCTTCCTGTAATGCTTCATCACTGTTGGCAGGATCCATTTGATAGCTGTATTTATCTCCACTACCTAGATTGTTCGCTGATCCTACTGCGTCTCGGAAGGGGCCATAAAAACTAGAGGCATATTTAGCTGAGTAGGCTAAAATCCGAGTATTGACGTGTCCAGCCGCTTCTAGAGCGTTGCGAATAGCGCCGATACGGCCATCCATCATGTCAGATGGTGCAACAATATCAGCTCCAGCCTCTGCATGAGAAAGGGCCTGTTTTACTAGAATCTCTACAGTTTTATCATTTGTAACATAACCATGGGTATCTACAATGCCATCTTGGCCATGGTGAGTAAACGGGTCTAAGGCAATATCAGTAATTATGCCTAGCGTGGGGAAATTTTTCTTTAAAGCTCGAACTGATCGCTGAGTTAAGCCATTGGGGTTATAGGCTTCACGGGCATCATCTGATTTTCGATCTGATGATGTGACTGGAAACAGAGCGATAGCTGGAATTCCAAGCGCTAATAATTCTTCAGACTCGCTTAATAAGATATCAATAGTAATTCTCTCAATACCCGGCATAGAGGGAATTGCTTCTCGTCGATTATCACCCTCAACAATAAATATGGGATAAATAAGATCATCACAACTTAGTCGATGTTCCCGCATCAGCCTTCGAGAAAATTCATCTCTTCGCATCCGGCGAGTACGGGTTAAGGGAAAACGTCTACCGCTCCAAAAGGGTGTAGGCAAATCTTAGATCCTCCTAGCTGTTTTAAAT includes the following:
- a CDS encoding TIGR02449 family protein gives rise to the protein MTIEQLEQRINELIKLCDHLKAENQALRNQITELDSEQTRLIRLTELARNRIEDMIMRLKSMEQA
- the pepP gene encoding Xaa-Pro aminopeptidase, which translates into the protein MESKEFQLRRKYLMETMGEDSIAILPTASTYYRNRDVAFPFRADSNFYYLTGFPEHEAVAVFIPSRDHGEYLLFCREEDPEKERWEGQRAGIKGACENYGADDAFPITDIDSILPGLLEGKDRIYYAIGYYLEFDRRLVNWINQIRRASRAGKRAPGELVALDHLLHEMRLIKSAQEIKAMREAARISAEAHIRAMQFCRPDIMEYQIEAEISHHFCNQGARSHAYPPIIGGGSNACILHYTDNNTRLKKNELLLIDAGAEYDYYAGDITRTFPVNGCFSPAQKAIYELVLEAQVAAINKVKLGNHWNDPHEAAVHILTEGLVSLGLLKGQVNTLIKKGYYRQFFMHRTGHWLGMDVHDVGDYKINDEWRVFEAGMVLTIEPGLYIPASPDIAKKWWNIGVRIEDDILVTKNGYEILSAAAPKTVDEIQSLMASS
- the aroE gene encoding shikimate dehydrogenase, yielding MPDHYAVMGNPIAHSKSPQIHTMFAYQTNQNLIYTPILVEVGKFEEAITVFHNQGGKGLNITIPFKNQAWSLMDKCSSEAQRAKAVNTIAIKEDGSLFGYNTDGIGLVRDLTQNHGKRISGQRLLLLGAGGAASGVIEALLSEKPSHLAVINRTSAKAIELAARFSPFGTIIGGGHELLENNSFDLIINATASSLHGEVPQLPPRILNPNSWVYDMMYGNESTAFIKWGQIQGAEHCLDGLGMLVEQAAESFFIWRKIRPNTAPIITQLRLKQRDRLLTIGE
- the hemB gene encoding porphobilinogen synthase; its protein translation is MPTPFWSGRRFPLTRTRRMRRDEFSRRLMREHRLSCDDLIYPIFIVEGDNRREAIPSMPGIERITIDILLSESEELLALGIPAIALFPVTSSDRKSDDAREAYNPNGLTQRSVRALKKNFPTLGIITDIALDPFTHHGQDGIVDTHGYVTNDKTVEILVKQALSHAEAGADIVAPSDMMDGRIGAIRNALEAAGHVNTRILAYSAKYASSFYGPFRDAVGSANNLGSGDKYSYQMDPANSDEALQEAALDLKEGADMIMVKPGIPYLDIVHRVKTTFGVPTFVYQVSGEYTMLTAAFQNGWLDRQAVIMESLVSIKRAGADAILSYFAKEVAYWLKNR
- a CDS encoding cell division protein ZapA, with product MNNEAPPMVLHILGKEYRVGCPLGNEESLLTAARYVNKKMEEVKGCGKVIGVERVAIMTALNIAHELLEEYSRKKEEHELNERIQALRYKVEMVLEEYRQIEAS